The Celeribacter marinus genome window below encodes:
- a CDS encoding phosphoribosylanthranilate isomerase, whose amino-acid sequence MDTRVKICGLTTSDAVSASVEAGAQYLGFVFFPKSPRNVDIATARALALDVPMGVAKVALVVDPSDEALERITGEVPIDMIQLHGKESLERVTEVRTRFGLPVMKAVGVSGPADLQALNAYGMVADQLLVDAKPPQGADLPGGNGVSFDWRLVSKRGWNAPWMLAGGLTQENVVQAIQMTGAKQIDLSSGVESAPGVKDPAKIQAFMNAIRAA is encoded by the coding sequence ATGGACACACGCGTTAAGATTTGCGGGCTCACCACGTCCGACGCGGTTTCTGCGTCTGTTGAGGCAGGCGCGCAGTATCTTGGGTTCGTCTTTTTCCCGAAAAGTCCCCGCAATGTTGATATCGCAACGGCGCGGGCACTTGCACTTGATGTGCCAATGGGCGTGGCAAAAGTGGCGCTTGTGGTTGATCCATCCGACGAGGCGCTGGAGCGTATCACCGGCGAGGTGCCCATCGATATGATCCAGTTGCATGGTAAGGAAAGCCTAGAGCGGGTCACCGAGGTGCGCACGCGCTTTGGCTTGCCCGTTATGAAAGCCGTTGGGGTTTCTGGCCCTGCCGACCTTCAGGCGCTCAATGCGTACGGTATGGTCGCCGATCAGCTCTTGGTCGACGCAAAGCCGCCACAGGGTGCCGATCTCCCCGGTGGAAATGGCGTGTCATTTGACTGGCGCCTTGTCTCAAAGCGCGGCTGGAATGCGCCGTGGATGCTTGCGGGCGGCCTCACACAGGAAAACGTGGTGCAGGCCATTCAGATGACGGGCGCGAAACAAATCGATCTTTCCTCGGGTGTTGAAAGTGCCCCTGGAGTAAAAGATCCCGCCAAAATTCAAGCCTTTATGAACGCTATTCGCGCGGCTTAG
- a CDS encoding lipopolysaccharide assembly protein LapA domain-containing protein: MRYIRYAFLAAIAVVLITLALANRDMVTLNLLPAELAQLVGVGYALTVPLFSVIFAAVVAGLLIGFFWEWMREGKHRAAARDNRLAKDRLAREISKLKTAKAKSEGDEVLALLER; this comes from the coding sequence ATGCGCTACATCCGCTATGCATTTCTCGCGGCCATCGCCGTGGTTCTAATCACTTTGGCGCTGGCCAATCGCGATATGGTGACGCTCAACCTATTGCCTGCTGAATTGGCGCAATTGGTCGGTGTTGGATACGCTTTGACTGTACCGCTGTTTTCAGTGATTTTCGCCGCAGTGGTTGCAGGCCTTTTGATCGGGTTCTTTTGGGAATGGATGCGTGAGGGCAAACATCGCGCCGCAGCGCGCGACAACCGTTTAGCCAAAGACCGTCTTGCACGCGAAATCTCCAAGCTAAAAACGGCGAAGGCGAAGAGCGAGGGCGACGAAGTGTTGGCCCTACTCGAACGTTAA
- the ihfB gene encoding integration host factor subunit beta has translation MIRSELIQKIADENPHLYQRDVERIVNTIFEEVIEAMANGDRVELRGFGAFSVKQRDARMGRNPRTGESVSVDEKHVPFFKTGKLLRDRLNDE, from the coding sequence ATGATCCGTTCTGAATTGATCCAAAAGATCGCGGATGAAAACCCGCATCTTTATCAAAGAGATGTTGAGCGGATCGTGAATACGATCTTTGAAGAAGTGATTGAGGCAATGGCCAATGGTGATCGTGTGGAGCTGCGCGGATTTGGCGCGTTCTCTGTCAAGCAACGCGATGCCAGAATGGGACGCAACCCACGTACTGGCGAGAGTGTCTCTGTAGACGAAAAACACGTGCCGTTCTTTAAGACTGGTAAGCTGCTGCGCGACCGACTGAACGACGAATAA